The Scleropages formosus chromosome 9, fSclFor1.1, whole genome shotgun sequence DNA segment TTGGAAAGAGAAAGTAGGACATTAATCAAATCCTGTGTTATTGGGCCAAGAAAATCTGTTTCCTGTGTCAGTAAAATCATGTAATTTGGGACAGATAAACATGATTAAGTTGCTATATTTACCTTCTAAATTTGCATGGCCAATTttagatattattattaatgcagaATTATATTTCAGTTGGACAATCCAGGGCAGATGCATTTCATATGAacctttcattatttaaaatctttctttttctaGGATAACTCTAACAGACAAACAATTTCAGAGCCATTGTGTTTACTGCCAGTAGAGATTCATTaattcactgaatttttttaaactattcaCAAATTGTACAAAACAGAGCTAGAGCATGTGTACACAGtctgagaaagaaaggaagtgATTCATACAATTATTtctaataagaataaaaataaaaatgtaatgggCATTATGATAACATTAAGGTCCACAAAAAGCTGTGCTGCAGTACTGAATATGTAAgcaataatcacacacacacacacacgcacacgcacacacacacacacattgtctgaaacccaAGCAGGGATTGCagcgaaccagaacctaacccagcaatacagggcgtaaggctggagggggaggggacacacccaggacgggacgccagtccgtcacaaggcactccaagcgggacttgaaccccagacccaccggagagcaggacccagtcaaacccgcagcaccactgcacccccacactgTAAGCAATAATCTTATGTCTTTTATTATACAGTTTCTTCATAGTCTCCAGTTGTACGATgaccaaacaatttaaaatggtTATAAAAGTCAGTATTCTTTCAAGCTGATGTTTTTAGTGTTGTTTCTGGCTTCCTTAGCAAAACTTTGAATGCTCACAGAAGTCAGTCATAAAATGCAGTTATACAGTTACTACATTATATTCCACTTGTTCTAGAAACTTATGTTCCAGACATATTTTAATAACATCAATAGCTTCAGTGTTGTGGATCGGGTGAAGAATAACAAAAGAATTCTTAACAAAGAAAATTTTTTCCACTCACTGATGATTAAGAAATCCATTGTAATTCatagtttataataataataataataataataataatacacacattgtctgaaccgcttgtcccatacggagtcgcgggaaccggagcctaacccggcaacacagggagtaaggctggagggggaggggacacacccaggatgggacgccagtccttcgcaaggcaccccaagtgggacttgaaccccagacccaccggagagcacgatgcggtccaacccactgtgctactgcacccccctataataataataataataataataataataattaaaaaaaaaaaaacctttacagGCAAAGTTTCTAGGTTATGACTAGTACAtatatggaataaaaaaataaataatttatcctCGCTCTTGATGTACTATCTCTACCTGTATGTAGTTGTGAccttgtgctgttcataaaaccaacttataaaaagaaaaaaataccaataaaacaaaataaaaaagaacacaacacTATAAACAATTCATTTAATGTTAAAcaagtttaataataattgtagtGACATATATAGGATGGGACAGGTACTCTATTGGTACCAGCACTGTGCTAGCTGCTTATTCTATGCACAAGTGAACATGTACGCAAAATAACTTACATTTTTGGTATTTAATCACAAGAGACAGCCACAAcgtaaagtttatttttcaagcTTTAAAATAATCTATACGGACATGACAAATAAACCATGCTAGTGATATTATTGACCTAATATAGACACATTACAGTAAAATCACTGTTCTGTAAGTAACTAGGTCTTATACCCTTGCAGCTAGGTTTCTACATGAAAAACTAGTGGTTTTTAAGCACAGTATCAGTTTTTAATCTTACATGCATGTAAGGATTCTACAGATTGTCTGAAATGTCCCTGCAGTCTGGCTTGCCTCAGAAATATGGTACAGAGCCCTAAAAATTcacagaatttttaaaactattcACAAATACTACAAAACATAGATCATGTGCACACAGtctaagaaagaaagaaagaaagaaagaaagtctaagaaaagaaaggaagttTCTTCAATAGCTATTCTTTAATAGCTAATTTATGTTCtataaagataataaaatgtttttagatTAAATGCTACATTTTACTATATGTGCCCCACTCAGTCTAATGTGGGtaattattttcagtcttttaaacattttttaatttttatttttttgaccgATTtcgtttttaaaataaagtgctTTAAGACATAAAATGCAACTCAAGATGTTGGGCGAATGCCTGTTTTGTTGCATTAAAAAAGACCTCATCATGATGGACATACTAAACACAGATCTAAGTCATATATAAATTAGATGCTCATATTGTAGCTGACCATGGTTAACACAGGAAATAATTTGTTACGCTTATTTGAGTATGCATGCGTGTTACACAGGCTTATGTAAGCTCCTTCAAACTCAGACTAGAAAGGTGAAATGAAGTTTTTAGTAGACTTTTCTAAACAGACCTCCTTTGACACGATGTCTGCGCATTATTCACTATGTCTAGATAAATCTTTGATCTTAGAAAACGTGGGTAGGAGTCCTTTTCCATCAGGCTATACACCCTGCCTTGTATGTCACTGAAACTAGAAGCAGTTGGTTCCTGAAGGTTCTGTCTTGTCGTCTGCCTGGTCTGAAAATCAATGTTGACCTGCGGAAAAGACCCAGCAAAACGAATCATCAATAACCTGATTCTTTGGAGCACACCTCAGACATTATAAACACTGACATCATAAGACCAGAAAAACTCCATGGAAGGGTTTGATCTGAGGAACCATCAGATTATGTTAGCACTTGTAAAACTACTTTCTGTCCAACACAAAGATAATTAGAATTACCTCTCTTGGTGCGTGAACATCAATAAACTCATCAAATATCTTATTGGCTTTAGTTGCCATTTTAGCTGGagacttgatttttttgtattcttcaCAGGCCATCCAGAACTCGATGTTCTCATCACTGAACTCCGTCTTGAGGAATGCTCTAAATGCTGCCAGACCAtctaaaaaagaaacatgtacTGTTTTACTGTCTCCCAGTAATGCGTACAGGAAACACTCAGCGATAAAAATCAGATCCGTAACAAGGATGTTATTGTAAGTGATATATCATAGTAATATCGGCAAATACATTCGAGGGACTTTGTTTTacaacttttttgaaaataagaaTTTATTTCACATGTGGCTGTTTAAGCGGTAATGGTAACGGTTATTTTCTTGAGCTTACCAGCTTTGCAGTTTCATAACTATCGTTAACAATTGAAATAGCTGTACCcctttttgtgaaattttgtcatattttacaataaatggGTGTTAGTTTTGGGgctcacaaacacagacaaatttgtaccattgaaactaataaCAAATACACCTGTTAGTGATGATAATTTTCCTTGTGAACACATaacctttgtaaggtgggaGAAGACTGTAtttgtcttttcatttaaatcaaAGTAATCCCCAGTATCATCTGATCATTAAAGACTGCCAGGACAAATAAGTTATTACAATAGCCCAAAACTGGCTTTTGAGGAAATAAGAgggtaaatgaaagaaaacgcAGTCATATCAGAATCAggatgagttttattggccagtgtACTGACGCAcgcaaggaatttgctgtggttctaggacTGCCCATATACAGATACTGATGTAACATTTGCACTGTTTAAgtatatgaatgtaaaatgcGCTACGGGTACAAACTGGTGACCTGCACACTGAGCATAAAGTCAGCTAGAGCCAATCTCCTCTCAAGGTCTGCTTGCTATTCTCCATCCAGCCCCAGAGCTCTGCAGGGGGGAATTAGTCCTGTGGAGCGTACAGGTCAGCATCTCCTTCCATGACCCTGAGGCAAATCGGCAAAGAGTCGCCCCCCTGGCATTCACACACTCCCTCTGCAGAGCTGACCCAGGACCCCGTTTGGTAATATCAGATAGGCACATGTCTAGGAATGAGGGAGTTGCTGGCTTCCAGAACGGATGCTGCAGCCCCTCTTCTTAGAAGGGGGCACCTGGGGGCTTGAGTTTCACTGAGACTCACATGGTGCTACTCCTCCTCAGCCCTTGGGATAtttggaaaattccagaaagcACTGGAGGGTAAAACCCATGAGCATGCTTGAGAAGATATGATCAGCCTATGATAGCCTAATGGTCTATGAGAAGACTATtagttaaaaatatgaataataattatagaATATGGAGTGTTCTCATTGCTGTTCTTCTTcccattgttattattgttatttaattattattagggggcgcggtggagcacagtgggttggaccgggtcctgctctccggtgggtctggggtttgagtcctgcttggggtgccttgcgacggactggcgtcccgtcctgggtgtgtcccctccccctccggccttacgccctgtgttgccgggtaggcaccggttccccgtgaccccgtatgggacaagcggttcagaaagtgtgtgtaattattattattgttatcatcattattattgtatatacTTATACACACACTACACATTGTCTAAGCCGCtcgagcaggacctggtccaacccactgcgcccccacgccccccatCATATACTTATACTTATATACTTATAGCGctataatttcttcattatgatagccattagttgactgtcttctttgtttgtatcaatttttcttgctttatgcctgtgttagagcgctttataaaaacataaaaattataagaaaaaataataatattattattatatcttgAGGAGGTTGTGGAcattagaaaaatgttttacctATTTTATCATTATGTGTTTCAAACCTTGTGAATTCGACCCTgaagaagaaacattttttaaatgagaggTTTGAACTGAAACTGTTACCGACTCCCTCGACAGGATTGTTACACCTACGATCCCGACAAACAGTACGTTTCACAAGGGATACAAGTGAATGGTAACAAAAGCAGGCTTCTGCGCTCCATCACACAAAGCAGACCTGAAGTGCTCATGAGAACCACAATGAAACTTACGCTTGTGGGAAAGAAGGTAATCAAATGATTCTGCCCACCGAACGACTTCATCTGTTGTCAGCCTAAGAAAGAAGCATTTTGTCGTTGAAAATCCAGTAATAATTCAGCATAGTATCAGTACGCCTTATATGTATCCCTCAGATTTATTATACATCAAAAGTGCTTTAATATTGTCTGTAAAAAGTACAGGTTATTTCAGATAGGAGGATTTCCTTTTAAATTGCATTCACCTTGAACGCAAACATTTCAGCTAGGATAACGCTACTATGATCATGTGCTGAAAGGGCTGGAGCTTACTTCATGCACCTGGTGGTCTTTTCAGGGGGCAGGAACTCAGAGAAGTCGCTGTATGAGTCTGACTTATGGGAGAGGCAGCCAAGTCTTGTTTTCATGATTCTTGTTCTTGAGtggaaaatgcacacacatatcatcACAGCATGCAAGACATGTTTACATGTAGCcaacccttttctccagagtgacttacaaccAGAAATTTATATAGAtggggtattttactggagcattttagggtaaggaccttgctcaagggtacaatagagGTAAgggagatttgaaccaacaatctTCTGATGGAGGCAGCATTTCTAACCACTACTGTATCACCGTAGAAATCTTAAGACTGTCCCACAAGATGAACATATGAAGGCTCAGATAGACTCAGACATGTTAACATAACATAACAGATAACATAACATTAAGATCAGATAGCACGTTACTGGATTATAAGCGAAAAAACATTAACTGACATCTTAATGATTAAAGCTGCAAAGAAGTCGGAGGAAGCCAACTCCTCTTATAAATTCCTTTCTCGGAAGGCAATTTTCTGGAATTTGCcacatataaaacacatttgaattaatagataattaaaattaagtatTTAAAACTTGCTGTGATCCATCATTCTGAAAGTAACTTTCAGGATGAGGGAAATTACTggtaggaaaaaagaaaatatcccATTCAATAAGgaattaatttcaatttcaagTACAAATTCAGTGTTGAAGTGAAATTTTGGAATGTTAACATTtgtcacagaaacaaaaaagcttaTGATTTTTGACCTATTCTAATAAAGAGGGCTAATATGCCACTGTTCAAATACATATTTAGCCTATGAAAATTAACATATCTTAAAATATCAGTTCAGTCCAAAAATATATTCACAGTATTTCTGACCTCTTATCACAGCATggattattatgtttttttatttctatgcATTGAGCTTCCTAAATCAAAACATACATCAGCCTGTTAATTCCAGCATTACGTTTTCTATGtgggaattgtttttttttttt contains these protein-coding regions:
- the rgs8 gene encoding regulator of G-protein signaling 8; its protein translation is MKTRLGCLSHKSDSYSDFSEFLPPEKTTRCMKLTTDEVVRWAESFDYLLSHKHGLAAFRAFLKTEFSDENIEFWMACEEYKKIKSPAKMATKANKIFDEFIDVHAPREVNIDFQTRQTTRQNLQEPTASSFSDIQGRVYSLMEKDSYPRFLRSKIYLDIVNNAQTSCQRRSV